The Drosophila nasuta strain 15112-1781.00 chromosome 2L, ASM2355853v1, whole genome shotgun sequence genome window below encodes:
- the LOC132788017 gene encoding congested-like trachea protein isoform X2 produces MAVADKIENAPAERKANPVKSFITGGFGGICNVLSGHPLDTIKVRLQTMPRPPPGEKPMYTGTFDCAAKTIRQEGVRGLYRGMSAPLTGVAPIFAMCFAGYAVGKRLQQRGEDAKLTYSQIFVAGSFSGLFSTFIMAPGERIKVLLQTQGTGPNGEKKYTGMIDCAKKLYKEGGLRSVFKGSCATMLRDVPANGLYFMAYEMLTDEYKRRYNRPNVDLIPAIFAGGLAGVFYWIGGMPADVLKSRLQTAPEGKFNGVRAVFVDLLKHEGITALYRGFTPVIIRAFPANAATFFGIELANAFFRLVAPNF; encoded by the exons ATGGCAGTTGCTGACAAGATTGAGAATGCTCCAGCTGAGCGCAAAGCAAATCCAGTTAAATCCTTCATCACTGGCGGATTTGGCGGCATTTGCAATGTGCTCTCCGGCCATCCCTTGGATACCATTAAG GTGCGCCTACAAACCATGCCACGTCCTCCACCAGGAGAGAAGCCGATGTACACTGGCACCTTCGACTGCGCCGCCAAGACAATTCGTCAGGAAGGCGTGCGAGGACTTTACAGAGGCATGTCAGCACCTTTGACCGGTGTGGCGCCCATATTTGCCATGTGCTTTGCTGGTTATGCCGTTGGCAAGCGACTGCAGCAGCGCGGCGAGGATGCCAAGCTCACATACTCACAAATCTTTGTTGCCGGCTCTTTCTCCGGTCTCTTCTCCACGTTCATCATGGCGCCAGGAGAGCGCATTAAGGTGCTGCTGCAAACACAGGGCACGGGGCCCAATGGCGAGAAGAAGTACACGGGCATGATTGATTGCGCCAAGAAGCTGTACAAGGAAGGCGGTCTGCGCAGCGTCTTCAAGGGCAGCTGTGCCACAATGCTTAGGG ATGTGCCTGCCAATGGACTATACTTTATGGCCTATGAGATGCTAACTGACGAGTACAAAAGACGCTATAATCGCCCCAATGTGGACCTAATACCCGCAATTTTCGCTGGCGGATTGGCGGGTGTTTTTTATTGGATTGGAGGCATGCCAGCCGATGTCTTAAAGAGTCGGCTACAGACCG CTCCTGAGGGGAAATTCAATGGAGTTCGAGCCGTATTTGTAGATCTCTTGAAGCATGAAGGGATTACAGCCCTTTATCG GGGCTTCACACCTGTTATAATTCGCGCCTTCCCAGCCAATGCTGCGACCTTTTTTGGCATCGAGCTAGCAAATGCTTTCTTCCGGCTTGTGGCGCCCAATTTTTAA
- the LOC132788017 gene encoding congested-like trachea protein isoform X1, with amino-acid sequence MAVADKIENAPAERKANPVKSFITGGFGGICNVLSGHPLDTIKVRLQTMPRPPPGEKPMYTGTFDCAAKTIRQEGVRGLYRGMSAPLTGVAPIFAMCFAGYAVGKRLQQRGEDAKLTYSQIFVAGSFSGLFSTFIMAPGERIKVLLQTQGTGPNGEKKYTGMIDCAKKLYKEGGLRSVFKGSCATMLRDLPANGLYFLVYEYIQDVAKAQSKTGEINTASTIFAGGAAGMAYWILGMPADVLKSRLQSAPEGTYKHGVRSVFKDLIVKDGPLALYRGVTPIMIRAFPANAACFFGIELANKFFNYFTPNF; translated from the exons ATGGCAGTTGCTGACAAGATTGAGAATGCTCCAGCTGAGCGCAAAGCAAATCCAGTTAAATCCTTCATCACTGGCGGATTTGGCGGCATTTGCAATGTGCTCTCCGGCCATCCCTTGGATACCATTAAG GTGCGCCTACAAACCATGCCACGTCCTCCACCAGGAGAGAAGCCGATGTACACTGGCACCTTCGACTGCGCCGCCAAGACAATTCGTCAGGAAGGCGTGCGAGGACTTTACAGAGGCATGTCAGCACCTTTGACCGGTGTGGCGCCCATATTTGCCATGTGCTTTGCTGGTTATGCCGTTGGCAAGCGACTGCAGCAGCGCGGCGAGGATGCCAAGCTCACATACTCACAAATCTTTGTTGCCGGCTCTTTCTCCGGTCTCTTCTCCACGTTCATCATGGCGCCAGGAGAGCGCATTAAGGTGCTGCTGCAAACACAGGGCACGGGGCCCAATGGCGAGAAGAAGTACACGGGCATGATTGATTGCGCCAAGAAGCTGTACAAGGAAGGCGGTCTGCGCAGCGTCTTCAAGGGCAGCTGTGCCACAATGCTTAGGG ATCTGCCTGCTAATGGTCTGTACTTCCTGGTCTACGAGTACATTCAGGATGTGGCCAAGGCGCAGTCGAAGACCGGTGAAATTAATACTGCCTCCACGATATTCGCAGGCGGAGCAGCGGGCATGGCCTACTGGATTCTTGGCATGCCAGCTGATGTGCTCAAGAGTCGTCTGCAGTCGG CACCCGAGGGAACTTATAAGCACGGAGTGCGCAGCGTGTTCAAGGATCTGATTGTTAAGGATGGTCCATTGGCTTTGTATCGTGGCGTCACGCCCATTATGATTCGTGCCTTCCCCGCGAATGCCGCCTGCTTCTTTGGCATTGAGTTGGCCAACAAGTTCTTTAACTATTTCACTCCCAACTTCTAG
- the LOC132787902 gene encoding insulin-like growth factor-binding protein complex acid labile subunit: MQLIALITTLLLIAHAKAQLQLDSDAELLPGSDVEADSQPEPIAEQDRSNCPSSCSCQYAAYNELPIARWINHMTSSDNDADSTLEDTDFLMLSKIKLATCLLQDEHETQELFNALPLDLQALILLHGGNAESQLTMNTSSLRGLNQLMTLEIRGNGITTLIIDEPLEFLQHANFEALRLQASDRLKRPKYSKLPSDDYEYKPPRDVAANEVTPKYELQFESDDVVEIMSYEQHVERLKQTRMPSFYGWSRLEVLRIHSCNFNELHWQMFDGLTQLHHLSLERNGIEELQPFAFSGAPHLRSLSLAHNAVARLYYLGLAGLLELETLNLSDNRLERLSESSFPPLPHLLKADLRQNPIMYILPATFWVMNDTRELQLGSELAALELRSWNSYGQFDSLHKLRTLRLGNVSTASLEQGVFKGLHAVEQLTLRGNIASVQFDAFAGMEQLRELDMSHCGITELSMDAFMGAKQLQLLNLSHNNLTHVPNGLLDEQTQLEMVQLQNNQLTTLPTSFFLQPRLRVARLDQNPWQCSCDMSNWKPRMTNTIRLPSVRSCVRDLNGQEILCRHVVGYETDKNLLPRCANHNGRSVYYVLRKQLHCGATRIFGHSKGSSTRGLPHWRKVELQQQQQRQQQKPKQKRKQHKKPRKFHGSQRNSLHFVLSHQKEPQQKQQQQQQHEASLSQEMSNEI, from the exons ATGCAGCTGATCGCACTGATTACCACGCTGCTCTTGATA GCACATGCCAAGGCTCAGCTGCAACTCGACTCAGATGCAGAGCTTCTTCCTGGCAGCGATGTCGAAGCAGACAGCCAACCGGAACCAATTGCCGAGCAGGACAGATCCAACTGCCCCTCGAGCTGCAGTTGTCAATATGCTGCCTACAATGAGTTGCCCATTGCACGTTGGATCAATCACATGACCAGCAGCGATAATGATGCAGACTCCACGTTGGAAGATACAGATTTTCTTATGCTTTCCAAGATTAAATTGGCCACGTGCCTGTTGCAGGATGAGCACGAGACCCAGGAATTGTTCAACGCTCTGCCGTTGGATTTGCAAGCTTTGATATTGCTACATGGAGGCAACGCGGAAAGCCAGTTGACAA tgAATACGAGCAGTCTGCGTGGCCTGAATCAGCTAATGACGCTGGAAATACGAGGCAATGGCATTACAACGCTGATTATCGACGAACCTCTTGAATTTTTACAGCACGCCAACTTCGAGGCACTGCGATTGCAGGCCAGCGATCGTTTGAAGCGACCCAAGTACTCCAAGCTGCCCAGCGATGATTACGAATACAAGCCGCCGCGTGATGTGGCCGCCAACGAGGTGACGCCCAAGTATGAGCTGCAATTCGAGTCGGATGACGTAGTCGAGATCATGAGCTATGAGCAGCATGTGGAACGTTTGAAGCAGACTCGCATGCCCAGCTTCTATGGCTGGAGTCGCCTCGAAGTGTTGCGCATTCACAGCTGCAACTTCAACGAGCTGCACTGGCAAATGTTCGATGGCCTCACGCAACTGCATCATCTCAGCCTGGAGCGCAATGGCATCGAGGAGTTGCAGCCATTTGCCTTCAGCGGAGCACCGCACTTAAGAAGTCTCTCTTTGGCTCACAATGCAGTGGCACGCTTGTATTATCTAGGATTGGCTGGCTTGCTGGAACTGGAGACGCTCAATCTCTCCGACAATCGGCTGGAACGCTTGAGTGAATCAAGTTTTCCACCGTTGCCACATCTGCTCAAGGCAGATCTGCGACAGAATCCAATTATGTACATTTTGCCAGCCACATTTTGGGTGATGAATGACACACGAGAGTTGCAGCTGGGCAGTGAGTTGGCTGCTTTAGAGCTGCGCAGCTGGAATAGCTATGGACAGTTTGATTCGCTGCACAAGCTGCGCACACTCAGACTGGGCAATGTAAGCACCGCCAGCCTGGAGCAAGGGGTCTTTAAG GGTCTTCATGCTGTGGAGCAGCTGACACTGCGTGGCAACATTGCCAGCGTGCAATTTGACGCTTTTGCCGGTATGGAGCAGCTGCGTGAGCTGGATATGAGTCACTGCGGCATTACGGAGCTATCGATGGATGCATTCATGGGTGcgaagcagctgcagctgctcaacTTGTCGCACAACAATCTGACACATGTGCCCAATGGATTGCTCGATGAGCAGACGCAACTGGAGATGGTGCAACTGCAAAACAATCAATTGACCACATTGCCCACGAGTTTTTTTCTGCAGCCGCGTTTGCGTGTCGCACGCCTCGATCAGAATCCCTGGCAATGCAGCTGTGACATGAGCAACTGGAAGCCACGCATGACCAACACCATTCGACTGCCCAGCGTGAGGAGTTGTGTGCGCGATTTGAATGGCCAGGAGATCTTGTGTCGTCATGTCGTGGGCTATGAGACAGACAAGAATCTGCTGCCACGTTGTGCCAATCACAATGGACGCAGTGTTTACTATGTGCTGCGCAAGCAGCTTCATTGCGGCGCCACTCGCATCTTTGGCCACTCGAAGGGATCGAGCACACGCGGCTTGCCGCATTGGCGAAAAGTcgagttgcaacagcaacagcaacggcaacagcagaagcCAAAGCAGAAGAGAAAGCAGCACAAGAAGCCACGCAAATTTCATGGCTCGCAACGCAACAGCTTACATTTTGTGCTCAGCCATCAAAAGGAGccacagcagaagcaacagcaacagcagcagcatgagGCATCTCTGTCACAGGAAATGTCCAATGAGATTTAA
- the LOC132788234 gene encoding mitochondrial magnesium exporter 1, producing the protein MTTVTTDQKANPAKSFIAGGFGGMCSVLTGYPLDTIKVRLQTMPLPAAGQPPRYKGIIDCAVKTFSKEGVRGFYRGISAPLVGVTPIYAVDFAVYAAGKRLFQSDDQTKLTYSQIFMAGMGAGICSALVTVPTDRIKVLLQTQPVTGGPLMYNGMVDTAFKLYKQGGLRSLFKGTCACVLRDSPTGVYFVVYEGLQDLARRRTGHITPTSTILAGGSAGIVFWSLAVPFDVLKSRLQSAPEGTYKHGIRSVFRKLMATEGPKALYRGVLPILIRAFPSTAAVFIGVELANDLLN; encoded by the exons ATGACAACAGTCACAACGGATCAAAAAGCGAATCCCGCCAAGTCCTTCATTGCCGGCGGCTTTGGTGGCATGTGCAGTGTGCTCACTGGCTATCCACTGGACACAATTAAA GTGCGTCTCCAAACAATGCCTTTACCGGCAGCTGGACAACCCCCTCGCTACAAAGGCATCATTGACTGTGCTGTCAAGACATTTAGTAAAGAAGGAGTGCGTGGTTTCTATCGCGGCATCTCAGCGCCCCTCGTTGGCGTCACACCCATTTATGCTGTGGATTTCGCTGTTTACGCGGCGGGGAAACGTCTCTTTCAGTCCGATGACCAAACTAAACTAACGTACTCGCAAATCTTCATGGCTGGCATGGGTGCAGGCATCTGCTCGGCTCTTGTCACAGTACCTACAGATCGTATCAAGGTGCTGCTGCAAACACAACCTGTTACAGGCGGCCCACTGATGTACAATGGCATGGTGGACACGGCTTTTAAACTGTATAAACAAGGCGGACTGCGCAGTCTCTTTAAAGGCACCTGCGCTTGCGTGTTGAGAG ATTCACCCACTGGCGTCTATTTTGTAGTCTATGAGGGATTGCAGGATTTGGCGCGTCGACGCACAGGACACATAACGCCAACGTCCACAATTTTAGCTGGCGGTTCAGCTGGCATTGTTTTTTGGTCTTTAGCGGTGCCTTTCGATGTACTTAAGAGTCGACTGCAATCAG CACCCGAGGGCACATACAAACATGGCATTAGAAGTGTTTTTAGGAAATTAATGGCCACCGAAGGTCCTAAGGCGTTGTATCGTGGTGTTCTGCCCATTTTAATACGCGCTTTTCCCTCAACGGCCGCCGTATTCATAGGAGTTGAATTGGCCAATGATTTGTTAAATTAG
- the LOC132797824 gene encoding LOW QUALITY PROTEIN: putative uncharacterized protein DDB_G0291608 (The sequence of the model RefSeq protein was modified relative to this genomic sequence to represent the inferred CDS: deleted 1 base in 1 codon), whose product MSNGDDVLDNWEELDEAGLCMTLQTKLQTANNDDVDSRSSSNNKPIKPATSTILVEKNTKMKVLQRPQSLQESSVPTAASATAAPKQIMIAKKPAAPTATATAASTGQTDGDVNAPVMMVLHKSASEYDAANYANPINNQTVKILRRPAQAEERRDANGMRPKQPIKTLQQREQEYAQARLRILGSAKNPEDDKPATPTTPVSNASTAPVNSTPWQAESTPYAANFNNNNNNNNNSSNGPGPGAAAGAAVGPAAGMHRSSSAPKMSQSATPMYNYNNYYQAPPPPQQQHTPAMSYIYSAPIFQHQRMPPYGAGQAAAAAAGAAPTPNPQQSWSPVVGGSVSAALLRQQSMHSPALHHQQHQQQQQHHQQQQPATAPPQYAHPYNDNVLRLPRGPCPNGTIGFQMRR is encoded by the exons ATGTCCAATGGTGACGATGTGCTAGACAACTGGGAAGAATTAGACGAGGCAGGC CTTTGCATGACGTTGCAAACAAAACTGCAGACCgccaacaacgacgacgtagacagcaggagcagcagcaacaacaaaccaatTAAACCCGCCACCTCAACGATTCTCGTAGAGAAAAACACTAAAATGAAAGTTCTACAACGTCCACAGTCGCTGCAAGAAAGCAGCGTTCCAACTGCTGCATCTGCAACAGCCGCGCCCAAGCAAATTATGATTGCCAAAAAGCCAGCGGCGCctactgcaacagcaacagcagcatcaactgGACAAACAGATGGCGATGTGAATGCACCTGTTATGATGGTATTGCACAAATCGGCCAGCGAATATGATGCGGCCAACTATGCTAATCCCATCAACAATCAAACGGTCAAAATATTGCGACGCCCCGCCCAAGCAGAGGAGCGACGTGATGCGAATGGCATGCGGCCAAAGCAGCCGATTAAGACGCTGCAACAACGTGAACAGGAATATGCGCAGGCGCGACTTCGCATCCTGGGCAGCGCCAAGAATCCCGAGGACGATAAGCC tgccacgcccacaacgcCAGTTAGCAACGCGAGCACAGCGCCCGTGAATTCGACTCCCTGGCAGGCCGAGTCCACGCCTTATGCTGCCAActtcaataacaataataacaacaacaataatagcagCAATGGACCAGGACCAGGAGCTGCagctggtgctgctgttggacCCGCTGCTGGCATGCATCGCTCCAGTTCGGCACCGAAAATGTCGCAATCCGCCACGCCCATGTACAACTATAACAACTATTATCAggcgccaccgccgccacaacaacagcacacgCCAGCCATGAGCTATATATACTCAGCACCCATATTTCAGCATCAACGTATGCCACCCTATGGTGCAGGAcaagcggcggcggcagcagcgggaGCTGCTCCAACGCCCAATCCTCAGCAGAGCTGGTCACCGGTTGTT GGGGGCAGCGTGTCGGCAGCTTTGTTGCGTCAACAGTCAATGCATTCGCCAGCGTTGCATCAtcaacagcaccagcagcaacagcaacatcaccaacagcagcagccagcgaCGGCGCCTCCACAATATGCACATCCTTACAACGATAATGTGTTGCGGCTGCCGAGGGGTCCTTGCCCCAATGGCACCATTGGCTTTCAGATGCGTCGGTAA
- the LOC132792160 gene encoding pupal cuticle protein has protein sequence MWLNLFLQLTFALLAIEAANLYVPDSDRNTQTLHNDLQVEPDGNYRYAYETSNGIAATQSGLGGIAVQGGSSWTSPEGTPVSVSYVADELGYYAVGDHIPKIPDYILRSLEYIRNHPYKVKDYYTGEVKTVAHDAEAFKVYTRNIHAPTTPRTRPSTTPKVVHLTHPPTKRSLRRRRYSARRQ, from the exons ATGTGGCTTAATCTGTTC CTTCAACTGACATTTGCGCTGCTCGCCATCGAGGCTGCCAATCTCTATGTGCCCGACTCGGATCGCAATACGCAAACACTGCACAACGATCTGCAAGTGGAACCCGATGGCAACTATCGCTACGCCTACGAGACATCCAATGGCATTGCGGCCACACAATCCGGATTAGGCGGCATTGCCGTTCAAGGTGGCTCCAGTTGGACCTCACCCGAGGGCACACCGGTCAGCGTTAGCTATGTGGCCGATGAGCTGGGATACTATGCCGTTGGGGATCACATTCCCAAGATACCCGACTATATACTTCGCTCCCTGGAGTACATTCGCAATCATCCGTACAAGGTGAAGGATTACTACACCGGGGAAGTGAAGACTGTGGCCCACGATGCGGAGGCCTTTAAGGTCTACACCCGCAACATTCATGCGCCAACAACGCCACGAACTCGTCCCAGCACCACTCCCAAGGTGGTCCATCTTACACATCCGCCCACAAAGCGTTCGCTGAGGAGAAGACGTTACTCCGCCAGGCGGCAATAA